CTTGTTACCACCGCAGCCTTCGCCGGTCCGCCGCGATACTTACCGAACACGGAAAGACCCATGTCTATGAAGAAATTACCGGCACCCGATATCAGCAGAAAAGAGCCGAAGATGATAAAGACTATGATGACGGTCGAAGAAACGCCCAACGGTAATCCGAGAATGCCTTCGGTACTGAAGAACATGAAGTTGACAACCTGATCAAAGGTGAAGCCTGTATGCGCGATATACGACGGGAGGTACGTGCCGAAGCCCAGGTAGGCGAATCCTATCAGGGCCATGATCACAATAGACCACCCTATTGTCCGTCGCGTTGCTTCCAACACCAGGAGAATGCCTAATGTGCTGCACAGGTTGTCCATGAAGTTCGGCATGCCCGTACGAAAGCTGAGCGCTTCCCACTCGATGAAGACATAGACGCCGATAAAAAAGGAGCAGAGGACAAGAATTATGTCCAGCACCGTCAGCGTGCGAAATTCATCCGAGATCTTCGCTTCCTGTGATTCGTCCTCTTTTGTCTTGAAAGGAAACATCAAGAATATAAGTGCAAGCGCGAAGGAGAGATGAATGCTGCGCTGCTGGACGCCGGGCATAGGGCGAACACCCGCTGTCCACATGTGGAACAGGGCCATCGCCACCGCTATCACGAAAATCATGTAACGGCGGCTTGTCCAAGGTTTCGTCTGCTTGGGGGCTATACCAACCTGCTTCGGATCACTCATTGCTTCTCCTGTTTCTATTTTTTTAGTATTCCGACTTCCCTGTAGTATTTCTCCGCGCCCGGATGAAGAGGCACCGGGATACCCTTCAGTGCGTTTTCGAGGGTCATATCCTTTGCGGACGTATGTATTGCGTAATAATCGGCCTTGTGGTCAAAAAGGTTTTTCAAGAGCGCGTAGACGTACTCGGTGCTCATACCGGAATGCGCCCAGAGTGCGGTTGCGAAGCCATAAATGGGCGTGTCCTGTTCGAGGCCCCTGTACGATTTGGCTTTGACGACTGTCTTGTAATAGTACGGGTGTTCCGCAACTACCTTGTCGAGAATCTTCTCATCCACCGGAACGATCCTTGCGTTCTGGCGTGCGGCAAGCTCGCTGTAAGAGGCTATAGGGTAGCCTCCGCCCACGAAGCCACCGTCGAGGCTCCCATCCTGCAAGCCTTCCACCACTTCCTTGTAATTATAGAAGTAGGGTTTGAAATCCTGCTTCCTTATGCCGAACTGTTCGAGAAAAAGCATGGCGCTGTTAGCCACAGTACTGCCCGGACCTCCAATGCCTATGCGCTTGCCTTTGACGTCGTAAAATGACTTGATCCCGGATGATGCCAGCGTGATCAGATACTGATCAGACGCATTGATGAAGACAATAGCCCTCAACGTAGTGAAAGGTTTTCCTGTGTACTCCGCCTCGCCCTTATAAGCCTTCCAGCCGTCAGGCGTTCCGAATACTGCGAGCGCAGGTTTCTTCATTGCCTCGCGTTGCATCATGCGCCTCACCATCTCCATCGTCCCGGTGGCCGCCTCGTGCACTACCTGAGTATCCTGCGTATATTTGTTCGTAACCGTGACGATGCCCGCGCCGAGCACGTAGGCGGTGCCTCCCGCCGGAGGCGTGTAGAGGGGTATAAGCTCGGCTGCTGCTCTGCCGGCGGACGGCATGCTACATACTGTCAGCACACAGGCGAAATAGACCATGATCAAGCTGTTGCGCCATTTCATAACAACGCCTCCTAGCTCACTTTTTGAGCCACCCTTGTTCCTTGAAATATTTCTCAGCCCCCGGATGAAGAGGAACAGTAATACCTTTGGTCGCTGTTTCAGGCTGCATGTCTTTAGTTGCCACGTGGATCTGGTAGTAGTCCTGCCGGTGATCGAAGAGATTTTTTACAATTTTATAGACGGTGTCGTTGCTCACACCTGCGTGTGTCCAGACCGCAGTTGCAAAACCGAGGATCGGTGTGTCTTTGTCAAGACCCTTGTAGGAACCAGCCTTAACGACCGTGGCGTAGTAATAGGCGTGCTCGGTAGTGATCTTCTTAAGCATCTTATCTTCAACAGGAACGATTCTCACAGCGTTCCGTGACGCCAGTTCACTGTATGATGCGATTGGGTAGCCGCCCGCAAGAAAGCCTCCGTCGAGGCTCCCGTCCTGAAAACCTTCCACTGTCTCCTTGTAGGTGAAGTAGTAAGGTTTGAAATCCTTTTTCTGAACTCCGTGCTGTTCCAGGAGGAAATGAGCGGTGTTGGCCACGGTGCTTCCAGGGCCGCCCATGGCAATGCGTTTACCTTTCGCATCGGCATAGGATTTGATAGGGGAATTCGCAGGGACGACGAAGTAAAGGTCTGTGCCCATGTTAAAGACAACGCCCCGTATGGTGGTGAAAGGCTTGCCTGCGTATTCTCCTTCGCCCTTGTAGGCGCGCCACGCATCGACGGCGCCGAATATACCGAAGACATCCTTTTTCTGGCTCTCCTTTTGCATCATGCGCCGCACGATATCCATGGTGCCTGATGCTGCCTCATGCACCAGCTTCAGGTCAGTGAGGTACTTGTTGGTCACCGTCACGATGCCCGCACCGGTTATGTAGGCGCCGCCTCCGGCCGGCGGCGTGATGAACGAGATCAACTCTTGAGCCTGCGCCGGGCCGGGAAAAGGAATGGTTACTGCTGCGAGCATACATAGAATGCCCAGGACAAATCTTACCCTCTTCATGATTCTGCCTCCTGAATAAGTACTGTGCTCTGGCTCGACTGTTAGATCCAAGCCTCTGACAATCGGTATCATTGGTTCAGCCACTTTCAGCACCCCTTTTGGTACCGTCGGCAAGTTCCTTAAAACGGTCCCCTATCCCCAAAAGATGTGTTTCCAGCACCACCAGTGCCTTCTTTCGGTTGTGCTTCAGCAGGGCGTCGATAATTTGTTCGTGAGCATTGATGGTTCTTGATGTCAGTTCCGGGTCTGCGTCGAGAATACTGCGGAAATGGGCGACCACTGTCATGATTGATTCGACGAGAATGATGAACAGATGATTCTTTGAGGCCCTCGCAAGCAGCTTATGGAATTGCGTGTTCTCCTCGTACGCCTGCGTGCCGCTGTCCATTCTTGCTCTGGCCTGTGAGACGTTCTCCCTGAGGGCTTCTATATCCGCTTGATCCGGTTTATTTTCCATGAGGCTTTCCAGCACCATTTTTTCGATTGCGAGGCGGGCAAGGGTCAGTTCATCAATCGTAATACGTCCCATCTGGAATGCGTCGAGAAAGGAATTACTGATCGTGTTCAAAATGGTGTCCACGACAACAGGTCCGCCGACGCCACCTTTCTGCATACGGATAAAACCTGAAAGTTCAAGCAGCCGCAGCGCTTCGCGGATTGTCTGGCGGCCCACCTTGAAGCGGCTTGCCAGATCGGTCTCCGACGGCAGCCTGTCGCCTGGTTTCAGAACGCCTTTGAATATGAGGCGCTTGATTTCGCCGGAGACCTCGTCGAAAGCCCTTTTCTGCTTGATAGGCTGGAAGACGTTTGCTGCCTGTCCTGCTTCCTGCAGGCCTGCCATCCGGCCTGCTTCGCGCTCATGGTTCACCCGCGCCTCCTACACGTAGAGCATCTCAGGTCCGAACTTGATTGTTATCGCTTTAACCGGGCAATCGAGCCGGCAGGAGCCGCAGTGCCAGCACTCATCCGGATACTTGACAATCGGCGTCTTCGTTTTCTTGTTGAACAGGATGACATCCAGAGGGCAGTGTAAATCACACGTGCCACAGCCTTTGCACTTTTTTAGATCAATCACAGGTGGCATATTCCCTCCTAAGCGCAATTCATCTTCAAGCCC
The sequence above is drawn from the Syntrophorhabdales bacterium genome and encodes:
- a CDS encoding TAXI family TRAP transporter solute-binding subunit translates to MKRVRFVLGILCMLAAVTIPFPGPAQAQELISFITPPAGGGAYITGAGIVTVTNKYLTDLKLVHEAASGTMDIVRRMMQKESQKKDVFGIFGAVDAWRAYKGEGEYAGKPFTTIRGVVFNMGTDLYFVVPANSPIKSYADAKGKRIAMGGPGSTVANTAHFLLEQHGVQKKDFKPYYFTYKETVEGFQDGSLDGGFLAGGYPIASYSELASRNAVRIVPVEDKMLKKITTEHAYYYATVVKAGSYKGLDKDTPILGFATAVWTHAGVSNDTVYKIVKNLFDHRQDYYQIHVATKDMQPETATKGITVPLHPGAEKYFKEQGWLKK
- a CDS encoding FCD domain-containing protein, translating into MNHEREAGRMAGLQEAGQAANVFQPIKQKRAFDEVSGEIKRLIFKGVLKPGDRLPSETDLASRFKVGRQTIREALRLLELSGFIRMQKGGVGGPVVVDTILNTISNSFLDAFQMGRITIDELTLARLAIEKMVLESLMENKPDQADIEALRENVSQARARMDSGTQAYEENTQFHKLLARASKNHLFIILVESIMTVVAHFRSILDADPELTSRTINAHEQIIDALLKHNRKKALVVLETHLLGIGDRFKELADGTKRGAESG
- a CDS encoding ferredoxin family protein → MPPVIDLKKCKGCGTCDLHCPLDVILFNKKTKTPIVKYPDECWHCGSCRLDCPVKAITIKFGPEMLYV
- a CDS encoding TAXI family TRAP transporter solute-binding subunit, whose product is MKWRNSLIMVYFACVLTVCSMPSAGRAAAELIPLYTPPAGGTAYVLGAGIVTVTNKYTQDTQVVHEAATGTMEMVRRMMQREAMKKPALAVFGTPDGWKAYKGEAEYTGKPFTTLRAIVFINASDQYLITLASSGIKSFYDVKGKRIGIGGPGSTVANSAMLFLEQFGIRKQDFKPYFYNYKEVVEGLQDGSLDGGFVGGGYPIASYSELAARQNARIVPVDEKILDKVVAEHPYYYKTVVKAKSYRGLEQDTPIYGFATALWAHSGMSTEYVYALLKNLFDHKADYYAIHTSAKDMTLENALKGIPVPLHPGAEKYYREVGILKK